The following are encoded together in the Triticum dicoccoides isolate Atlit2015 ecotype Zavitan chromosome 6B, WEW_v2.0, whole genome shotgun sequence genome:
- the LOC119325417 gene encoding uncharacterized protein LOC119325417: MATSDEQDQKDQQDTKDEQQAHKDDDEQAEKEYADFEARVKRTIYIDHLSPLVTAQVIKASLAQCANVVSTEFIQNYTIQYEIPAAALVEVDNESQAQAAVDLMNNFPFMLGGMPRPVRAVFAKPEMFPDRPRKPGLKIEFSWVKQGDPGHDGMNKLKGLARRQEAENMALIKNQLEEEKELAAQQQETLEASNSKYDMLEKLMTDGDITKLAQHYKVKLGDDR; encoded by the exons ATGGCGACATCCGATGAACAGGATCAGAAGGACCAACAGGATACCAAGGACGAACAACAGGCTCACAAGGACGACGACGAGCAGGCTGAGAAGGAGTACGCCGATTTCGAGGCGAGGGTCAAGAGGACGATATACATCGACCACCTCTCCCCCCTGGTCACCGCCCAGGTCATCAAGGCGTCTCTCGCCCAGTGCGCCAACGTCGTCAGCACCGAGTTCATTCAGAACTACACGATCCAGTACGAGATCCCCGCCGCTGCGTTGGTGGAGGTGGACAACGAGTCGCAGGCCCAGGCCGCTGTGGACCTGATGAACAACTTCCCGTTCATGCTCGGCGGGATGCCCAGGCCTGTGAGGGCTGTCTTTGCAAAGCCCGAGATGTTTCCGGACCGCCCTAGGAAGCCTGGCTTGAAGATTGAGTTCAGCTGGGTAAAGCAAGGAGATCCAGGGCATGATGGGATGAATAAGCTCAAGGGCCTCGCAAGGAGGCAAGAAGCAGAAAATATGGCACTTATCAAG AATCAATTGGAAGAGGAGAAGGAGCTGGCGGCGCAGCAGCAGGAAACCCTGGAAGCAAGCAATAGCAAGTACGACATGCTCGAGAAACTCATGACCGACGGGGACATTACTAAACTCGCCCAGCATTATAAGGTCAAGCTGGGAGATGACCGATGA
- the LOC119325445 gene encoding uncharacterized protein LOC119325445, whose translation MENRKNAGLRKRKLPNNGTVQEEPDIKKMCQALKEMECELQNLRDDNNQLRDELLGKDRQLAETRTVLVDREHKLSNTQALLVDREQQLAAQTLVVDTKEFETEILRLKRLLAEKNDTNNHAALVSAETTTEFMQKQTPVSPARTPVSNRTNTVQSSVKAIAHHGSFQDEAREDCCRRGVCSSGSGTDESSRSCVYHMLVESLVGMKFSLKDEAEGLSLSIYHEATGYDFSLTWLEQPDGGEWAYKYSSLGTLEEMALKWMKVQDIRFSMDMFPMFFERISSLLRRGR comes from the exons ATGGAGAACCGAAAGAATGCCGGCCTCAGG AAGAGGAAGCTTCCGAACAATGGGACGGTGCAGGAGGAGCCTGATATCAAGAAGATGTGCCAAG CCCTGAAGGAGATGGAATGTGAGCTCCAGAACCTCCGGGACGACAACAACCAGCTCCGCGACGAGCT CCTTGGCAAAGACCGTCAGCTTGCGGAGACACGGACAGTTCTAGTTGACAGGGAGCACAAGCTTTCGAACACCCAGGCACTTCTAGTTGACAGGGAGCAGCAGCTTGCGGCCCAGACACTTGTTGTTGACA CAAAGGAGTTTGAAACTGAAATTTTAAGGCTTAAGCGTCTCTTGGCTGAGAAGAATGACACAAATAATCATGCAGCTCTAGTGTCTGCTGAGACAACAACTGAATTCATGCAGAAGCAAACTCCAGTTTCACCTGCAAGGACACCAGTGTCAAACAGAACGAACACAGTCCAGTCCAGTGTGAAAGCCATTGCCCACCATGGTAGCTTTCAGGATGAAGCTAGAGAG GATTGCTGTAGAAGAGGTGTTTGCAGCTCAG GGAGTGGGACAGATGAAAGTTCTCGTTCTTGTGTGTACCATATGCTGGTTGAATCTTTAGTTGGCATGAAGTTTTCACTGAAGGATGAAGCAGAAGGACTCTCACTTTCAATCTATCATGAAGCTACTG GTTATGATTTCAGCCTTACATGGTTGGAGCAGCCTGATGGCGGTGAATGGGCCTACAAATACTCCTCACTGGGCACCCTGGAGGAGATGGCTTTGAAGTGGATGAAAGTGCAGGACATACGGTTCAGCATGGACATGTTCCCCATGTTCTTCGAGCGGATATCGAGCCTCCTCAGGCGAGGCCGATGA